One window of the Acaryochloris sp. CCMEE 5410 genome contains the following:
- the ilvB gene encoding biosynthetic-type acetolactate synthase large subunit translates to MRATGAFALIDSLKNHGVKHIFGYPGGAILPIYDEVYKAEQRGDLKHILVRHEQGASHAADGYARATGQVGVCFGTSGPGATNLVTGIATAHMDSIPMVVITGQVPRPAIGSDAFQETDIFGITLPLVKHSYVVRDPADMARVVAEAFHIAGTGRPGPVLIDVPKDVGNEEFDYVPVQPGTVSLKGYRPTVKGNPRQIKQALDLIRRAKSPLLYVGGGAISSGAHAELKELAEWFHIPVTTTLMGKGSFDEAHPLSVGMLGMHGTAYANFAVSECDLLIAVGARFDDRVTGKLDEFASRAKVVHIDIDPAEVGKNRAPTVPIVGSVKPVLVELLKLAKQSSPADPAQTQEWRSRVERWQRDYPLTVPRPAEKLSPQEVIFELRKQAPHAYYTTDVGQHQMWAAQFLQNGPRQWATSGGLGTMGYGLPAAMGVQVALPNDQVICISGDASFQMNLQELATLAQYGIKVKTVIINNFWQGMVRQWQQAFFGERYSNSNMEAGMPNFEKLAEAFGVKGGILRERDDLESAVAEMLAFDGPYLLDAQVTRDENCYPMVAPGKSNAQMLGLPDHKTLEKAAELIYCSNCGAKNTSTNHFCPECGTKL, encoded by the coding sequence GTGCGTGCGACCGGAGCTTTTGCTTTAATCGATAGTCTGAAAAATCACGGCGTCAAACATATTTTTGGCTATCCCGGTGGTGCGATTTTGCCGATTTATGATGAGGTTTATAAGGCAGAACAGCGGGGTGATCTAAAACATATTTTGGTCCGCCATGAACAAGGTGCCTCCCATGCTGCTGATGGCTATGCCAGAGCCACGGGGCAAGTGGGCGTTTGCTTTGGCACCTCTGGTCCTGGGGCGACTAATTTAGTCACCGGAATTGCTACGGCCCACATGGATTCGATTCCGATGGTGGTGATTACGGGACAGGTGCCTCGACCCGCTATTGGCAGTGATGCGTTTCAGGAAACGGATATTTTTGGGATTACCCTGCCGTTGGTAAAGCATTCCTATGTGGTTCGTGATCCGGCGGATATGGCTCGGGTGGTGGCGGAAGCTTTTCATATTGCCGGAACCGGACGACCTGGACCCGTCTTAATTGATGTGCCCAAGGATGTTGGTAATGAAGAATTTGACTATGTGCCTGTGCAGCCTGGTACTGTCAGCTTGAAGGGCTATCGCCCCACGGTCAAAGGCAATCCTCGCCAGATTAAACAAGCCCTAGATCTCATCAGACGGGCTAAATCTCCTCTCTTATATGTAGGAGGTGGAGCCATTTCGTCGGGAGCCCATGCTGAACTGAAAGAGCTGGCTGAGTGGTTCCATATTCCGGTGACCACAACGCTGATGGGGAAAGGCTCCTTTGATGAGGCGCACCCATTATCCGTTGGCATGTTAGGCATGCATGGCACGGCCTATGCAAATTTTGCCGTGAGTGAATGCGATTTGCTGATTGCAGTGGGTGCCCGCTTTGATGATCGGGTAACGGGTAAGTTGGATGAATTCGCTTCTAGAGCGAAGGTGGTTCATATCGATATTGACCCAGCAGAGGTGGGTAAAAATCGGGCTCCTACCGTTCCGATTGTCGGGAGCGTTAAGCCTGTCTTAGTAGAGCTGTTGAAGCTGGCAAAACAGTCTTCGCCGGCGGATCCAGCCCAAACTCAAGAGTGGCGCTCGCGAGTGGAGCGCTGGCAGCGAGATTATCCTCTAACTGTACCGAGACCGGCAGAGAAGTTATCGCCACAAGAAGTAATTTTTGAGCTGCGTAAGCAGGCCCCCCATGCCTACTACACGACGGATGTCGGTCAACATCAGATGTGGGCCGCTCAGTTTTTGCAAAATGGTCCTCGGCAGTGGGCTACCAGTGGTGGCTTAGGAACGATGGGCTATGGTTTGCCTGCGGCGATGGGGGTGCAGGTGGCCTTACCGAATGATCAGGTGATTTGTATTAGCGGTGATGCCAGCTTCCAGATGAATTTGCAAGAATTGGCAACGCTGGCCCAGTATGGCATCAAGGTAAAAACGGTTATCATCAACAATTTCTGGCAGGGTATGGTGCGTCAGTGGCAGCAAGCCTTTTTTGGTGAGCGCTATTCTAATTCCAATATGGAAGCGGGGATGCCTAATTTTGAGAAATTGGCGGAGGCATTTGGGGTCAAAGGTGGCATCCTGCGAGAACGCGATGACTTAGAAAGTGCGGTTGCGGAGATGTTGGCCTTCGATGGTCCCTATCTTTTAGATGCCCAGGTGACGCGGGATGAAAACTGCTATCCGATGGTGGCACCGGGTAAGAGCAATGCTCAAATGTTGGGATTGCCAGATCACAAAACCTTAGAAAAGGCAGCGGAGCTGATTTATTGCAGTAACTGCGGGGCTAAAAATACCTCAACGAATCACTTTTGTCCTGAGTGCGGAACAAAGTTGTAA